The following are encoded in a window of Caldicellulosiruptor danielii genomic DNA:
- a CDS encoding prepilin-type N-terminal cleavage/methylation domain-containing protein encodes MKVKGFSLIEAIVAIAIFAIILIPIGIAFNQSLKVTSKSKENMDIAQVLNKAMEKMYAEMANDISHFTDTVYFLPDYSGRELQYGNDRYKVKYTVKRIESDFDLILTADPSNTVSVYQKVYDATYGGVRYDHRFSIPSGLSGIVNIEVYKETSGVSRAEYRFNNIPLIIEKPNFKIYFIDNSSTVNCNINGVFEMSGGVLTSNYTTQILEVWSKSFSVSSAASPLPSPTASSAINFTTQRTTVKFISYNDSKFYHQLFEVTMEIWDERRNKKVRDYRFMVRG; translated from the coding sequence ATGAAGGTAAAGGGTTTTTCGTTAATAGAAGCTATAGTTGCCATTGCTATATTTGCTATAATTTTGATACCGATTGGTATTGCATTTAACCAGTCGTTGAAAGTAACTTCAAAATCTAAGGAGAATATGGATATTGCACAGGTTTTGAACAAGGCAATGGAAAAAATGTATGCTGAGATGGCAAATGATATTAGTCATTTTACAGATACGGTATATTTTTTGCCAGATTATAGTGGCAGAGAACTGCAATATGGCAATGATAGATATAAAGTAAAGTATACAGTTAAAAGGATAGAAAGTGACTTTGACTTAATACTCACAGCTGACCCTTCAAATACAGTGTCAGTGTATCAAAAAGTTTATGATGCAACATATGGTGGTGTAAGATATGACCATAGGTTTTCTATTCCATCAGGTTTAAGCGGAATAGTGAATATAGAAGTTTATAAAGAAACGAGCGGAGTGAGCCGGGCAGAGTACAGATTCAATAATATACCGTTAATAATTGAAAAACCCAATTTTAAAATATATTTTATTGACAACTCATCTACGGTTAATTGTAATATTAATGGCGTATTTGAGATGAGTGGAGGTGTTCTTACATCAAATTATACCACTCAAATTTTAGAAGTATGGTCTAAGAGCTTTTCAGTAAGTTCTGCGGCATCTCCACTACCAAGTCCGACAGCAAGTTCTGCTATTAATTTTACAACGCAGAGGACCACTGTAAAATTTATTTCGTACAATGATTCAAAGTTTTATCACCAGCTTTTTGAAGTAACAATGGAGATTTGGGACGAACGAAGGAATAAAAAAGTAAGAGATTATAGATTTATGGTGAGGGGGTAA
- a CDS encoding PilN domain-containing protein has product MPVLKDINLLEAYSKQYKVGNEKASSVLIITLLSVIGICALISVFIFIQIISYSMKISSTTTEINSKKIIVNKIQKDLRIKEAYDIKIGFVNQKKNENRKLKELLTTLEKLTPKNLTFEMLQIENNKLNCRVASKNVESVVQFVYSLSNDPHFANVVFNGANDVEGIKKADVSADIR; this is encoded by the coding sequence GTGCCGGTTCTAAAAGATATAAATTTATTAGAGGCATATAGTAAGCAATATAAAGTAGGCAATGAAAAAGCAAGTAGTGTATTGATAATTACTTTATTGTCGGTAATTGGAATATGTGCTTTAATATCAGTATTTATATTTATTCAGATAATTTCGTATTCTATGAAGATCAGCAGTACTACAACCGAGATTAACTCTAAAAAGATAATTGTGAACAAGATACAGAAAGATTTAAGGATAAAAGAGGCATATGACATAAAAATTGGGTTTGTTAATCAAAAGAAAAATGAAAACCGAAAGTTAAAGGAATTGCTTACTACTCTTGAGAAACTAACTCCCAAAAATCTGACATTTGAGATGCTGCAGATAGAAAATAACAAACTTAATTGCAGAGTGGCAAGCAAGAATGTTGAGAGTGTGGTTCAGTTTGTTTACAGCTTATCTAATGATCCACACTTTGCAAATGTAGTATTTAATGGTGCAAATGATGTGGAAGGTATCAAAAAAGCTGATGTGAGTGCTGATATAAGATAA
- the pilM gene encoding type IV pilus biogenesis protein PilM, which translates to MSEKVVVEIGKNYIRVVEGKYHNETIEIERFFEKNLDDNIIREDIKVDDVLLQIELRSFFNQNKVGKKNVNVIFSGISNILIRELEMPYVADDKVYNMIRHEARQYFPINIDNYVLDYKQLRIFDEGKIKKQKVLIVGVHRFLIEGVINAFRNAGIKISKIDIEPNSIVKLFKIERKLNKQTDDNSYLIANITRNGVSTSVVANNELCATKLFPLVQLEEMFKENSDQSYDYEYSYIEDLISESIIKFYDFVRTREEPITNIKKVYLTGEVCQHIDISDILKKRINMDVELMSGFKSIKKIGTQEKSVMFSYVTVFSGLI; encoded by the coding sequence GTGAGCGAAAAAGTTGTTGTTGAGATTGGAAAAAACTACATTAGAGTGGTTGAGGGAAAATATCACAATGAGACCATTGAAATTGAGAGATTTTTTGAAAAAAATCTTGACGATAATATAATTAGAGAAGATATTAAAGTTGATGATGTACTTTTGCAGATAGAGCTCAGAAGTTTTTTCAATCAAAATAAGGTTGGTAAAAAAAATGTGAATGTAATATTTTCAGGGATTTCTAACATTTTGATAAGAGAACTGGAGATGCCTTATGTTGCCGATGACAAAGTATACAATATGATACGCCATGAGGCAAGACAATATTTCCCAATTAACATAGATAATTATGTACTTGATTATAAGCAATTAAGAATATTTGATGAGGGAAAAATTAAAAAGCAAAAGGTATTAATTGTTGGTGTACATAGATTCTTAATCGAAGGTGTAATAAATGCTTTTAGAAATGCAGGAATAAAAATATCTAAGATTGATATTGAACCAAACTCTATTGTCAAATTATTCAAAATTGAAAGGAAGCTGAATAAACAAACTGATGATAATTCATATCTAATAGCAAATATTACTCGAAACGGGGTTTCTACATCAGTTGTTGCAAATAACGAGCTCTGTGCCACAAAACTGTTTCCGCTTGTTCAGCTGGAAGAGATGTTTAAGGAAAATTCAGATCAATCTTATGATTATGAATATAGCTATATTGAGGACCTTATTTCTGAAAGTATAATAAAGTTTTATGACTTTGTACGAACGAGAGAAGAACCGATAACAAATATTAAAAAAGTATATCTAACAGGAGAGGTATGTCAACATATTGATATTAGTGATATTTTGAAAAAGAGAATTAATATGGATGTAGAACTTATGAGCGGTTTTAAGTCTATTAAGAAGATTGGAACACAAGAAAAAAGTGTAATGTTTAGTTATGTAACAGTTTTCAGTGGGTTAATTTAA
- a CDS encoding prepilin-type N-terminal cleavage/methylation domain-containing protein, translating to MIYNFLSVKSRFKLKGLTLIELIIVVAIVAIILGAIYSFFIQNFKVAQENMNIARIEGEAKRLNDQLKQWLSMSDQSTISYTMVGTTKQVVMDVYQNDLPALSARPDFRIKLIYDSNTKSIIIAKQFLTSSSGPGVPSPVAFTFLDGVVERFDCVYVSDLKIVIEYEVVINKRGANRITRVYKIEHVFRNF from the coding sequence ATGATATATAATTTTTTAAGTGTAAAAAGCAGATTTAAATTAAAAGGGTTAACTTTAATTGAGCTAATAATAGTTGTGGCAATTGTAGCAATTATACTTGGCGCAATTTATTCTTTTTTTATTCAGAATTTCAAAGTAGCGCAAGAAAATATGAACATTGCCAGAATTGAGGGAGAAGCAAAAAGATTAAATGATCAATTAAAACAATGGTTATCTATGTCTGACCAATCTACAATAAGTTATACTATGGTTGGGACAACAAAGCAAGTAGTAATGGATGTGTATCAGAATGATTTACCAGCATTAAGTGCACGTCCTGATTTTAGAATTAAACTCATTTATGATTCTAATACCAAGAGCATAATTATAGCAAAGCAATTCCTGACATCTTCAAGTGGACCTGGCGTTCCGTCGCCTGTGGCGTTCACCTTCTTAGATGGTGTTGTAGAAAGATTTGATTGTGTTTATGTTTCAGATTTAAAGATAGTAATAGAATATGAGGTTGTAATAAATAAACGTGGAGCTAACCGAATAACCAGAGTGTACAAAATTGAACATGTTTTTAGAAACTTTTAG
- a CDS encoding prepilin-type N-terminal cleavage/methylation domain-containing protein: MKYKGFSLSEMIIVIVIIAILLAIAVPAYMSSVRRAEVRNVANGLSDMLSVLYEYEDKEAVYDKYFVKINNYVVPEPGTGERYLQIQLIKYVGGIESVLKEIKSKAVELNSDIIVTGAGPVATYLYYDKTGTLWRFAGSPGLRTNENHYQNANKEFVVKVRGATGGYQKRVIVKALPPGSVEVK; this comes from the coding sequence ATGAAATATAAGGGTTTTTCCCTGAGTGAGATGATAATTGTAATTGTCATAATTGCTATATTATTGGCAATTGCAGTGCCGGCTTATATGTCATCTGTACGTCGCGCAGAGGTAAGAAATGTTGCTAATGGATTGTCTGATATGTTATCTGTTCTATATGAATACGAGGATAAAGAAGCCGTTTATGACAAATATTTTGTGAAAATTAATAATTATGTTGTACCAGAACCAGGAACAGGGGAGAGGTATTTGCAAATTCAATTGATTAAATATGTAGGAGGAATAGAGTCGGTATTAAAAGAAATAAAAAGCAAAGCAGTTGAATTAAATTCAGATATAATTGTAACTGGGGCAGGACCAGTTGCTACATATTTGTATTATGATAAAACTGGAACACTGTGGCGCTTTGCGGGTTCACCAGGTCTTAGAACTAACGAGAATCATTATCAAAATGCAAATAAAGAGTTTGTGGTAAAAGTAAGAGGGGCAACAGGTGGTTATCAAAAAAGAGTTATTGTTAAAGCGTTGCCACCGGGGAGTGTTGAGGTTAAATGA
- a CDS encoding late competence development ComFB family protein has translation MYTIKNMMEELVQKYYEKIIDELNVCRCEKCKADVIALALNRLPPRYCVTEEGKIYVKLKELEIQYEVDIVAALAVAAYIVKNNMKHEERDCKDEI, from the coding sequence ATGTATACTATAAAGAATATGATGGAAGAGCTTGTTCAGAAATATTATGAAAAAATAATTGATGAATTAAATGTTTGCAGGTGCGAAAAGTGTAAAGCAGATGTTATAGCTTTGGCTCTTAATAGACTTCCACCTCGTTACTGCGTGACAGAAGAGGGTAAGATTTATGTTAAATTAAAAGAGTTAGAGATTCAGTATGAGGTTGACATAGTTGCAGCATTGGCGGTGGCGGCGTATATTGTGAAAAATAATATGAAACACGAAGAAAGGGATTGCAAGGATGAAATATAA
- a CDS encoding prepilin peptidase: MIEAIVGMLGLVIGSFLNVCIYRLPRGESIIFPSSHCPNCGKALKWYDLIPVLSFIILRGKCRYCKNPISPLYPAVEILCCFLAIASIKVVGLNVSAFLLFVVGCLLLYISIVDFKTYEMSVGSILLLAILKLMFEVSIKGISKSSILYMVLGSILNTLLVGLIYAVSRGVAMGLGDVLLLMAGGVGFSVRQAIVCNFIAFTVAFIYVLALKLNQIILRRNRKVREIPFGPFLSIGIFISTIAGETIADFYYQLILVR; encoded by the coding sequence ATGATAGAGGCAATAGTAGGAATGTTGGGATTGGTGATTGGCAGCTTCCTGAATGTATGTATATACAGATTACCTCGAGGGGAATCTATTATATTCCCCTCGAGTCATTGTCCTAATTGTGGCAAAGCATTGAAATGGTATGATTTAATACCGGTATTGAGCTTTATTATCCTGAGAGGAAAGTGCAGGTACTGCAAAAATCCAATTTCACCTTTGTATCCTGCTGTCGAAATTTTATGCTGTTTTCTTGCAATAGCAAGCATAAAAGTTGTTGGATTAAATGTTTCGGCTTTTTTATTATTTGTGGTTGGTTGTTTGTTGTTATATATTTCAATCGTAGATTTCAAAACATACGAAATGAGTGTAGGAAGCATTTTACTGCTTGCAATTTTGAAGCTTATGTTTGAAGTTAGTATAAAAGGAATTTCTAAATCTTCGATTTTATATATGGTTTTGGGTTCAATTTTGAATACTTTACTTGTTGGGCTTATATATGCTGTATCCCGTGGCGTTGCGATGGGGTTAGGGGATGTTTTACTTTTAATGGCAGGTGGTGTAGGATTTTCGGTAAGGCAGGCAATTGTTTGTAATTTTATAGCTTTTACGGTAGCATTCATATATGTTTTAGCATTAAAACTAAATCAGATTATTTTAAGACGAAATAGAAAAGTACGTGAAATTCCATTTGGCCCATTTCTTTCAATTGGCATATTTATATCAACAATAGCAGGTGAGACGATTGCTGATTTTTACTATCAGTTAATATTAGTGAGGTAG